A region of Fusobacterium sp. FSA-380-WT-3A DNA encodes the following proteins:
- a CDS encoding 6-carboxytetrahydropterin synthase translates to MRSITTFDLQYAHRFYKFKGEAQYLHGHTGVLTIEVEDTINKGVNMVFPCNEIQKTAWDLLKNFDHALILREDDPLLPAILKVYEETGIKDGHPQNTMKGVAFKTELATAYPDCRLVVTKETLTVEGMIKIVYDLLKDKLNIAKITFTSGVNAASEEFVTKNNIDRCPLCGISLNENGVCPKCGYKK, encoded by the coding sequence ATGAGAAGTATAACAACATTCGATTTACAATATGCACATAGATTTTATAAATTTAAAGGTGAAGCACAATATTTACATGGACATACTGGAGTTTTAACTATTGAAGTAGAAGATACTATTAACAAAGGAGTTAATATGGTATTCCCTTGTAATGAGATACAAAAAACAGCTTGGGATCTTTTAAAGAATTTCGATCATGCACTTATTTTAAGAGAAGATGACCCTTTACTACCAGCTATATTAAAAGTATATGAAGAAACAGGAATAAAAGATGGGCATCCACAAAATACTATGAAAGGAGTAGCATTTAAAACTGAACTTGCTACTGCTTATCCAGATTGTAGATTAGTGGTAACAAAAGAAACATTAACAGTTGAAGGAATGATTAAAATAGTATATGATTTATTAAAAGATAAATTAAATATAGCAAAAATTACTTTTACAAGTGGAGTAAATGCTGCTTCTGAAGAATTTGTTACTAAGAATAATATAGATCGTTGTCCTTTATGTGGAATATCATTAAATGAAAATGGTGTTTGTCCAAAATGTGGATATAAAAAATAA